From Chloroflexota bacterium, one genomic window encodes:
- a CDS encoding alpha/beta hydrolase, with protein MKLVKRLALGLVLLLIIGVAGFVLWASNPAAAMATANEALVSDQTVTVTEADWLIFEPSVAPSTGLIFYPGARVAPAAYAPLAHELANAGYLVVIVPMPLNMAIFGSNRADAVLEAYPQIEHWAIGGHSLGGAMAAKYTYEHPATIDGLILLAAYPTASNSLAERDLVSSMIYASNDGLATLADIEAARPLLPSTTNWVEIQGGNHAQFGWYGEQSGDLPASISHAEQQEQTVQAALDVLQQLDQ; from the coding sequence ATGAAATTGGTTAAACGCCTTGCGCTTGGCTTAGTTTTGCTGCTGATCATTGGGGTTGCGGGCTTTGTGCTGTGGGCGAGTAATCCCGCCGCCGCAATGGCAACGGCCAACGAAGCCTTAGTTTCCGACCAAACCGTGACTGTCACTGAAGCTGATTGGCTGATTTTCGAGCCGAGCGTTGCGCCAAGCACGGGCTTGATTTTCTATCCTGGGGCGCGAGTTGCGCCTGCCGCTTATGCCCCGCTGGCTCATGAATTGGCCAACGCTGGTTATTTGGTGGTGATTGTGCCAATGCCACTGAATATGGCGATTTTTGGCTCTAACCGTGCTGATGCGGTGCTGGAGGCCTATCCGCAAATTGAGCACTGGGCGATTGGTGGCCACTCATTGGGCGGCGCAATGGCGGCAAAATACACCTATGAGCATCCCGCTACAATCGATGGCCTGATTCTGCTGGCAGCCTACCCAACAGCCTCGAACAGTTTGGCTGAGCGCGATCTAGTGAGCAGCATGATTTATGCTAGCAACGATGGCTTAGCAACCTTGGCTGATATTGAAGCGGCCCGCCCATTGCTGCCGAGCACGACCAATTGGGTAGAAATTCAAGGCGGCAATCATGCCCAATTTGGTTGGTATGGTGAGCAATCGGGCGACTTGCCAGCCAGCATTAGCCACGCTGAGCAACAAGAGCAAACGGTGCAAGCTGCGCTAGACGTATTGCAACAACTTGATCAATAA
- a CDS encoding SUMF1/EgtB/PvdO family nonheme iron enzyme, whose protein sequence is MPDSTDGSVNLNNSHVNGVVVGVNLGTIIYGRPPDDVERERLVKYLRQLSNSHNTMRVVGLGSSHLKSGIDLASAYMMLAVQHRYQVVRALTEEEVAAYQQQQFEIPDELSADQCLPDQAIIAVDDGAGPLALLRAELATETVLDQPYLVLCGAPGSGKSTFANHLVWVLAQRGLDQMSQQTSLLGWNDQRRLLPIFMPLRQLAGALAGNDLGLNDKPKIGLLFDAVCAYLHTQYGLAQPQELLDAGLTRSLKVLLVFDGLDEVPLEATVESIDRTSLLTFLRLFANAYHARILITCRSRAWTEEYRQITQWPMVELAPLSGGQMTQFINNWFPLLHTKGMIDHAAIDRYAEQLLQALHDPKRRRLREMAANPLLLSMMIFVLARKGILPRDRHSLYEEILKQLLGEWDVASRNGQNLGQAVGDERITGEELRDQVLDRLCYQAHLNSTSADGRGRIQGRELKFELMEYFARVNVANPYHAADRCIAYIDQCSGLIQPEDAGNVYAFAHLTLQEHSAGRHLLFYESLDQLLSLRRDDRWREPIFLGVGCLTKASLGSTKIEQVLNALVDPDAYEAGEIHRYDWYRDLVLAAELGADCDWGLLRGKQIRVDPIQRRLRAGLVKLLEDHEHAQAALDYYQGHAMQPAPLLVRERQKAAELLAGLGDPRYPVSSEQWQKQTCQLSTQFGREGNHYWRYVPAGRYHVGGWDALTQAITVELQHYWVGRFMVTVEQYRAFIEASGYSNDAYWTDHGREWKTSSKRVEPRWWDTQTKQEYLNQPIYGVTWYEAVAYCQWLTEQLGPWLPTGYQVWLASEAEWEVAEAYNNQGQRQTYPWGEQPATPEHAVYDWSEESRPLSSGLGLLGQAACGALDSVGNLWEWTATPYWESRTKLNRTVGDSNSGMVIRGGAYYGNSINVRCAARAWFHPVIVNVIRGFRCFLVPRSRKGNRGIGFDPRRARRTRKVVTAKNAKLREGCF, encoded by the coding sequence ATGCCTGATAGCACGGATGGTTCAGTTAATCTGAATAACTCGCACGTCAATGGTGTGGTAGTTGGGGTCAATCTTGGTACGATTATTTATGGCCGCCCACCCGATGATGTTGAGCGCGAACGCTTGGTGAAGTATTTGAGGCAGCTTAGCAATAGTCACAACACCATGCGTGTGGTGGGGCTTGGTTCATCACATCTCAAATCAGGCATTGACTTGGCTTCAGCCTATATGATGTTGGCGGTGCAACATCGCTATCAGGTGGTACGCGCTTTAACCGAAGAGGAAGTTGCGGCCTATCAGCAACAGCAATTTGAGATTCCTGATGAACTCAGTGCTGATCAGTGTTTGCCCGACCAAGCCATTATTGCGGTTGATGATGGGGCTGGCCCATTGGCATTGCTGCGAGCCGAGTTGGCTACCGAAACTGTCTTAGATCAACCCTACCTTGTGTTGTGTGGCGCACCAGGCAGCGGCAAATCGACCTTTGCCAATCATTTGGTCTGGGTCTTAGCGCAGCGTGGCCTTGATCAAATGAGCCAGCAAACCAGCTTGCTTGGCTGGAATGATCAACGGCGCTTGTTGCCAATCTTTATGCCCTTGCGTCAGTTGGCAGGAGCCTTAGCCGGCAACGATTTAGGCTTGAACGACAAACCAAAGATCGGCTTACTATTCGATGCGGTCTGCGCCTATCTCCACACCCAATATGGGCTAGCCCAGCCGCAAGAGCTGTTAGATGCTGGCTTGACTCGATCACTCAAGGTGCTGTTGGTGTTCGATGGCTTGGATGAAGTGCCACTCGAAGCGACTGTCGAAAGCATTGATCGCACGTCGCTGTTGACCTTTTTGCGCTTGTTTGCCAATGCCTATCATGCTCGCATCCTCATCACTTGCCGTTCACGAGCTTGGACGGAAGAGTATCGCCAGATTACCCAATGGCCGATGGTTGAATTAGCTCCCTTGAGTGGCGGCCAAATGACCCAGTTTATTAATAATTGGTTTCCCCTATTGCACACCAAGGGCATGATTGACCATGCAGCAATTGATCGCTATGCTGAGCAGTTGTTGCAGGCTTTGCACGACCCCAAACGCCGCCGCTTACGGGAAATGGCTGCCAATCCGTTGCTGCTGAGCATGATGATTTTCGTGCTGGCCCGCAAGGGTATTTTGCCGCGCGACCGCCATAGCCTCTACGAAGAAATCTTGAAACAACTGCTTGGTGAGTGGGATGTTGCCAGCCGCAATGGTCAGAACCTTGGGCAGGCAGTTGGTGATGAACGAATTACCGGCGAGGAGTTGCGTGATCAGGTCTTGGATCGGTTGTGTTATCAGGCCCATTTAAATAGCACTTCAGCCGATGGTCGTGGGCGAATTCAAGGCCGTGAGCTAAAATTTGAATTGATGGAGTATTTTGCACGGGTCAATGTTGCCAATCCCTATCACGCCGCAGATCGTTGTATTGCCTATATCGATCAATGTAGCGGCTTGATTCAGCCCGAAGATGCGGGCAATGTCTATGCTTTTGCCCACTTGACCTTGCAAGAACATAGCGCAGGCCGCCACTTGTTGTTTTACGAATCGCTTGATCAATTGTTGAGTTTACGGCGCGATGACCGTTGGCGCGAACCGATCTTCTTGGGGGTTGGTTGCCTGACCAAAGCTAGTTTAGGCTCAACCAAAATTGAACAAGTACTGAACGCATTGGTCGATCCCGATGCCTATGAAGCTGGGGAGATCCATCGCTACGATTGGTATCGCGATTTGGTGCTGGCCGCCGAGTTGGGAGCCGATTGCGATTGGGGCTTGTTGCGCGGCAAACAAATTAGGGTTGATCCGATTCAGCGACGGCTACGGGCGGGGCTGGTTAAACTGCTCGAAGACCATGAGCACGCCCAAGCAGCGCTTGATTACTACCAAGGCCACGCCATGCAACCAGCCCCGTTGTTGGTGCGAGAACGTCAAAAGGCCGCCGAACTTTTGGCAGGCTTGGGCGACCCACGCTACCCAGTGAGCAGCGAGCAATGGCAAAAACAAACCTGCCAGCTTTCTACCCAATTTGGCCGCGAGGGCAACCACTACTGGCGCTATGTGCCTGCGGGCCGCTATCACGTTGGCGGCTGGGATGCATTAACCCAAGCAATAACCGTCGAGCTTCAGCATTATTGGGTTGGGCGGTTTATGGTGACGGTTGAGCAATATCGTGCGTTTATCGAGGCTAGCGGCTATAGCAACGATGCTTACTGGACAGACCATGGCCGCGAGTGGAAAACGAGTAGTAAACGAGTAGAACCACGATGGTGGGATACCCAAACCAAGCAGGAATATCTGAATCAGCCGATCTATGGCGTGACATGGTATGAGGCTGTGGCCTATTGCCAGTGGCTGACTGAGCAGCTTGGGCCATGGTTGCCAACGGGCTATCAGGTGTGGCTTGCTAGTGAGGCCGAATGGGAAGTGGCGGAAGCTTACAACAACCAAGGTCAGCGCCAAACCTACCCATGGGGAGAGCAACCAGCCACACCTGAGCATGCAGTCTACGATTGGAGCGAAGAAAGTCGCCCTTTATCAAGTGGCTTAGGGTTGCTTGGTCAAGCCGCTTGCGGCGCATTGGATAGCGTTGGAAATCTATGGGAATGGACTGCCACGCCTTATTGGGAGAGCCGTACTAAATTAAATCGGACTGTTGGTGATAGTAATTCTGGGATGGTTATTCGCGGTGGTGCATATTATGGTAATAGTATAAATGTTCGATGTGCAGCACGTGCGTGGTTTCATCCCGTTATTGTCAATGTCATCCGTGGATTTCGTTGTTTTTTGGTGCCGCGAAGCAGAAAAGGAAATAGAGGGATCGGGTTTGATCCACGAAGGGCACGAAGGACACGAAAGGTTGTAACCGCGAAGAACGCGAAGCTTCGCGAAGGTTGTTTTTAG
- a CDS encoding aminotransferase class I/II-fold pyridoxal phosphate-dependent enzyme — protein sequence MTLIETVDAAHYFEPKSPELSSQSISAMARGMVGSEILRIAGNVRTLQAQGRTVCNFTVGDFAPSQFPIPEALRDAAIESYSAGRTNYPPAEGVMALRKAVLDHYERRLGLRYPLESIQIISGARPGLYAAYGVLIDPGETVVYPVPSWNNNHYAYLCGSKAIEVPTRPEDGFLPTAELLAPFIQEARLISINSPLNPAGTMISPEELRKISELIVNENNRRKELGLRLLYLVYDQIYWELQLGDIRHVTPVEVMPEMSAYTIFIDGISKSWSATGLRVGWVVAPPHITDRIKAFLNHVGAWAPHPEQEATAHILNSIDVLDDFYAHMHNEVRARLNLIYNAVQEMKAAGLPVDAIAPQGAIYLSTQFDLVGKSLDGVQITSNAQIGDILLEQAGVALVPFQAFGLRQETGWMRLSVGAVSIADVEQCIPRMRAILERVK from the coding sequence ATGACACTGATTGAAACGGTTGATGCCGCTCACTATTTCGAGCCAAAATCACCCGAACTGAGCAGCCAATCGATCTCCGCAATGGCGCGTGGCATGGTTGGTTCTGAAATTTTGCGAATCGCTGGTAATGTCCGCACGTTGCAAGCCCAAGGCCGCACAGTCTGTAATTTCACCGTCGGTGATTTTGCGCCTTCCCAATTCCCAATTCCTGAAGCGTTGCGCGATGCAGCGATTGAATCATATAGCGCTGGTCGCACCAATTACCCACCTGCCGAAGGTGTGATGGCCTTGCGCAAAGCTGTGCTCGACCACTACGAACGCCGTTTGGGGTTGCGCTATCCCTTGGAAAGCATCCAAATTATTTCGGGCGCACGGCCAGGTCTCTATGCAGCCTATGGCGTATTGATCGATCCAGGCGAAACGGTGGTTTATCCAGTGCCATCGTGGAACAACAACCACTATGCCTATCTCTGTGGCTCAAAAGCGATTGAAGTGCCAACTCGCCCCGAAGATGGCTTCTTGCCCACCGCCGAACTGCTTGCGCCATTCATCCAAGAAGCACGGTTGATCTCGATTAACTCGCCGCTCAACCCAGCAGGCACGATGATCTCGCCTGAGGAATTGCGCAAGATCAGCGAGTTGATTGTCAATGAAAATAATCGCCGCAAAGAGCTTGGTTTGCGCTTGCTCTATTTGGTTTACGACCAAATTTATTGGGAATTGCAGCTTGGTGATATTCGCCACGTTACGCCTGTCGAAGTGATGCCCGAAATGTCGGCCTACACGATTTTCATTGATGGCATCTCAAAATCGTGGTCGGCAACTGGCTTGCGGGTTGGCTGGGTTGTGGCTCCACCGCACATCACCGATCGCATCAAGGCCTTTTTGAATCACGTTGGCGCGTGGGCACCGCACCCAGAGCAAGAAGCCACCGCACATATTTTGAATTCAATCGATGTGCTCGACGATTTTTATGCGCATATGCATAACGAAGTTCGCGCCCGCTTGAATTTGATCTACAACGCCGTGCAGGAAATGAAGGCCGCTGGCTTGCCAGTTGATGCAATTGCACCGCAAGGGGCGATTTATCTTTCCACCCAATTCGATTTGGTTGGCAAGAGCCTCGATGGTGTGCAAATTACCAGTAACGCCCAAATTGGCGACATCTTGCTGGAGCAAGCAGGCGTGGCCTTAGTGCCATTCCAAGCTTTCGGCCTGCGCCAAGAAACGGGCTGGATGCGGCTCTCGGTTGGTGCGGTTTCAATCGCCGACGTTGAGCAATGCATCCCACGCATGCGGGCAATTTTGGAGCGCGTCAAGTAA
- a CDS encoding CSLREA domain-containing protein gives MLQSPDQGRALHMQVRRRALVLNLALLLALFVVPLQPTAARIAAPQLPEARSASAPSAACTVTTTSDAASPPVGSLRAAVANTACSPIVFDPSLAGQTITLTAGELTVGRLVVIDGAAAPGLKIDGNNASRIFNVNVTSANLSIYNLTLQRGKAPNSGITNGGAVLNQGGTVVISNTAVLSNTAGTSGNGGGLRNQRTSGIAGVLRVYNSVIRGNTAPNNGGGFSTSGSITTIINSAVLSNTVTSTSGGVTGSGALGLGAGIHHVNIQNPAANLTTAITNTTIAYNRGKAGAAIYNDNNGMIDVYYSTIAYNAASNSSGSAVGGVVNGVTTAGQPALRLSLYNTIVANNTQRAANTTLTSADLGVGTGQTITSNGYNLIETVPSGAVFGGTTATNITGQDPVLGDVLNNGGGTPTAALLQNSPAYNTGDPAPIAAPATDQRGPGFARVREGRLDIGAFEATNSIQTSPILVSTNLDTNDGACTTFDCSLREAITLANSTPQTDTIRFNLLGSGVRTISPTAALPAISAPVILDGLSQAGAACNAPLIELNGSLAGASVNGLDVTGGSSLIRGLVINRFAGNGVRLATLGGNTIECNFIGSDASGTVDAGNSLSGVRVESANNLIGGSGGSNVRNLISGNDGDGITLVVGANANTIQNNYIGTMLSSNAALGNSKSGVRIASDNNQIGGTFGTLGNVISGNVEHGVLVNVTAAPLGNRIQGNFIGTNIGATLDVGNTQRGVFIDRTANTLVGGTTAERNVISGNNSDGVAIIEAGATNNKISGNYIGTNNGGGSALGNSSAGVYIFNVGGNTIGGTTTAERNLISANSNGIVIGGGSAIGNIIKGNYIGTTLNGNGALGNVSDGIKLDGARNTQIGGTTIGERNVISGNGNNGINIFTSSSSGNVIQGNYIGTNAFIPPASPTGVANQFNGVRVAAGTTTTIGGSAQGAGNVIAFNAKNGVLITQGAAVATTQRIQRNSIFSNNRLGIDLGPDNNANGDGVTANDANDSDTGPNNLLNYPIVESTSSGGGLTQIIGSYIGASNTALTLDFYSQGACDPSNFGEGQSYIGSFAINTGPTGAISYTANLTTTVALGQRVTATAVDGSGNTSEFSRCSSVGNLPSVSVNDVTLTEGNSGITQFNFTLSLSAVSPNPVVVDYVTADDTAIAPDDYTAASTTATIPANTLSIPVTIEVHGDTQFELNERFFINLLSATNAAIGDGQGIGTITNDDTAPTISVNEASANEGSGAPGQINVPVTLSNASYLPISVEFITTDGTANESSDYTTITGTLNFAPGETSKTIAIAVVGDLIDEPDETINVALSNAVNTTISNDEAVATILDDDATPVINVTNGEAAEGNSGSVTVTLNVSLSNPSSSAITVDYLTVGGSASAGSDFAISSGPLSFAAGETSKTVDVFIQGDMVDESDESFTLELSNPVNATVGSAGTVVILDDDAAPIINFVAPPMQEGNSGTRPLTVSLMLSAISGQAISVQYATHDNTALGGSDYTTISGTLTIPAGQLTQRFIVNVNGDLIDESNETFTVTLSNPQNASLLTADAVATIIDDDGAPTINAEAINVTEGDANSVNAVFNVSLSNPSATAVTVNYSTLAGTALSGTDFTPAAGTLSFAPGELSKTVTVVVLGDLLDEADETFTLVLSSATGGATLGSNGTATIVDNDPTPSAALSGLNSVVEGSGITTTLQFTVTLSAASGRASSLQFATAAGTASAGSDFVGQNLTLNFAAGETQKVVSVAIVGDRVKEPNESFSVTISNPSNLSLGTATISITIVDDDEWLVYMPYVVK, from the coding sequence ATGCTCCAATCCCCTGATCAAGGGCGAGCCTTGCATATGCAGGTTCGTCGTCGTGCATTGGTGCTTAATTTGGCACTATTGTTGGCATTATTTGTTGTTCCGCTTCAACCAACAGCCGCACGCATTGCAGCACCACAGCTTCCTGAAGCCCGTTCTGCGAGTGCTCCAAGCGCTGCTTGTACGGTTACCACCACCAGCGATGCTGCTTCGCCACCAGTTGGCTCATTACGCGCTGCTGTGGCTAATACAGCGTGTTCGCCGATCGTGTTCGACCCAAGTTTGGCAGGCCAAACGATCACGTTAACTGCTGGCGAATTGACTGTTGGGCGCTTGGTGGTGATCGATGGAGCCGCTGCGCCTGGCCTGAAAATCGATGGCAACAACGCCTCACGGATTTTCAATGTCAATGTCACGTCAGCGAATCTTTCAATTTACAACTTGACGTTGCAACGCGGTAAAGCGCCCAATTCGGGCATTACCAACGGCGGCGCTGTGCTTAACCAAGGTGGCACGGTCGTTATCAGCAATACGGCTGTACTCTCAAATACCGCTGGAACCAGTGGCAACGGTGGGGGCTTGCGCAACCAACGTACCAGCGGGATCGCCGGGGTGCTGAGGGTCTACAATAGTGTGATTCGCGGCAATACTGCGCCAAATAATGGCGGTGGATTTAGCACCAGCGGCAGTATCACGACCATCATCAACAGCGCTGTACTGAGCAATACCGTCACCAGCACCTCAGGCGGGGTGACCGGCAGTGGTGCATTGGGCTTGGGTGCAGGCATTCACCACGTTAATATTCAAAATCCTGCGGCCAACCTAACCACAGCAATCACCAATACCACGATTGCTTATAACCGTGGCAAGGCTGGGGCAGCAATCTACAACGATAATAATGGCATGATCGATGTCTATTACAGCACGATTGCCTACAATGCTGCCTCAAATAGCAGTGGTTCGGCGGTTGGTGGGGTGGTCAACGGGGTTACTACAGCCGGCCAGCCGGCTTTACGCCTCAGTTTGTATAACACGATTGTTGCCAATAATACCCAACGCGCTGCCAATACCACCCTTACCAGCGCCGATCTTGGGGTTGGCACTGGTCAAACAATTACCTCAAATGGTTATAACTTGATCGAAACAGTGCCAAGTGGCGCGGTCTTTGGCGGTACAACTGCCACCAATATCACTGGCCAAGATCCGGTGTTGGGCGATGTACTGAACAATGGCGGTGGTACGCCAACCGCAGCATTGCTACAAAATAGCCCCGCCTACAACACTGGCGATCCTGCGCCTATTGCAGCCCCAGCGACCGATCAGCGTGGACCTGGCTTTGCGCGGGTGCGCGAAGGCCGTTTGGATATTGGCGCATTTGAAGCAACCAACAGCATCCAAACGTCGCCAATTTTGGTGAGCACCAATTTGGATACCAATGATGGGGCTTGTACCACCTTCGATTGTTCGCTGCGTGAAGCGATCACTTTAGCCAATTCAACTCCGCAAACCGATACGATTCGCTTTAATTTGCTTGGTAGCGGCGTGCGCACCATCTCGCCAACTGCGGCACTGCCAGCGATTAGTGCTCCTGTGATTCTCGATGGTTTGAGCCAAGCAGGTGCTGCCTGTAATGCCCCATTGATCGAATTAAATGGTTCGTTGGCGGGAGCGAGCGTCAATGGCTTAGATGTAACAGGCGGCAGTAGCCTGATTCGCGGCTTGGTGATCAATCGTTTTGCTGGCAACGGCGTGCGTTTGGCAACCCTCGGCGGCAATACGATCGAATGTAATTTCATCGGCAGCGATGCTTCGGGCACGGTCGATGCTGGCAATAGTTTGTCAGGCGTGCGGGTCGAATCTGCCAATAACTTAATTGGCGGCAGCGGCGGCTCGAATGTGCGCAACTTAATTTCGGGCAACGATGGTGATGGCATCACGCTGGTAGTCGGCGCAAATGCAAACACCATCCAAAATAACTATATTGGCACGATGTTGAGTAGCAACGCAGCGCTTGGCAATAGCAAGAGCGGCGTGCGCATCGCCAGCGATAACAATCAAATTGGTGGCACATTTGGCACATTGGGCAACGTCATTTCGGGTAACGTTGAACATGGTGTGTTGGTCAATGTGACAGCTGCACCATTGGGTAACCGAATTCAAGGCAACTTTATTGGCACGAACATTGGGGCAACCCTCGATGTTGGCAATACCCAGCGTGGGGTCTTTATCGACCGCACCGCCAATACCTTGGTTGGTGGCACGACGGCTGAGCGCAACGTCATTTCGGGCAACAACAGCGATGGCGTGGCAATTATCGAAGCTGGCGCTACCAACAACAAAATTTCGGGCAACTATATCGGCACCAACAACGGTGGTGGCTCAGCCTTGGGCAATAGCTCGGCTGGGGTCTATATTTTCAATGTTGGTGGTAACACGATCGGCGGCACGACCACTGCCGAACGCAACTTGATTTCAGCCAATAGCAACGGGATTGTGATTGGCGGCGGCTCGGCGATTGGTAATATCATCAAGGGCAACTACATTGGTACAACCCTGAATGGCAACGGGGCGTTGGGCAATGTCAGCGATGGCATTAAGCTCGACGGCGCACGTAACACCCAAATCGGTGGCACAACCATCGGCGAGCGCAACGTCATTTCAGGCAATGGCAATAACGGGATTAATATTTTCACCTCGAGTTCGTCGGGCAATGTGATTCAAGGCAATTACATCGGCACAAACGCCTTTATTCCGCCAGCTAGCCCAACTGGGGTCGCCAACCAATTCAATGGGGTGCGGGTTGCGGCTGGCACGACCACGACCATCGGCGGATCAGCGCAAGGTGCTGGCAATGTGATTGCCTTTAATGCCAAAAATGGGGTGCTGATTACCCAAGGCGCGGCGGTTGCCACAACCCAACGGATTCAGCGCAACAGCATTTTCAGCAACAATCGCTTGGGCATCGATCTTGGCCCCGACAACAATGCCAACGGCGATGGCGTAACTGCCAACGATGCCAACGATAGCGATACTGGACCAAACAACCTGCTCAACTATCCAATCGTCGAATCGACCAGTTCGGGTGGGGGCTTAACTCAAATTATTGGCTCGTATATTGGCGCAAGCAATACGGCCTTGACCCTCGATTTCTATAGCCAAGGCGCGTGTGATCCAAGCAACTTTGGCGAAGGTCAAAGCTACATTGGCTCGTTTGCAATCAACACAGGCCCAACCGGAGCAATTTCTTACACCGCCAATTTGACCACGACTGTGGCACTAGGCCAACGGGTAACCGCAACCGCCGTCGATGGCAGCGGCAACACCTCGGAATTCTCACGCTGTTCATCGGTTGGCAATTTGCCCAGCGTGAGCGTCAACGATGTAACATTAACCGAAGGTAACAGCGGCATTACCCAATTCAACTTTACCCTGAGCTTGTCGGCAGTTAGCCCCAATCCAGTCGTCGTCGATTATGTAACGGCTGATGATACAGCGATTGCGCCCGATGATTACACTGCAGCAAGCACAACCGCCACCATTCCAGCCAATACCCTGAGTATTCCAGTGACGATTGAAGTTCATGGCGATACGCAATTTGAACTCAATGAACGTTTCTTTATCAATTTGTTGAGTGCCACCAACGCGGCAATTGGCGATGGCCAAGGCATTGGCACAATTACCAACGACGATACTGCGCCAACGATCAGCGTGAATGAAGCAAGTGCTAATGAAGGCAGCGGCGCACCAGGCCAAATCAATGTGCCAGTCACGCTCTCGAATGCCAGCTATTTGCCAATTAGTGTTGAATTTATCACCACTGATGGCACTGCCAACGAATCCAGCGATTACACTACGATCACTGGCACGCTTAATTTTGCCCCTGGCGAAACCAGCAAAACGATTGCAATTGCCGTGGTTGGCGATTTGATCGACGAGCCAGACGAAACGATCAACGTGGCCTTGAGCAATGCCGTCAACACTACGATTAGCAACGATGAAGCAGTTGCCACAATTCTCGACGACGATGCAACACCTGTGATCAATGTGACCAATGGTGAAGCAGCCGAAGGCAACAGCGGCAGTGTAACCGTAACCCTCAACGTTAGTTTGAGCAACCCTAGCAGTAGCGCAATCACGGTTGATTATCTGACTGTGGGAGGCTCGGCGAGTGCTGGCAGCGATTTTGCGATCAGCAGTGGTCCATTAAGCTTTGCCGCTGGTGAAACTAGTAAAACCGTCGATGTGTTTATCCAGGGCGATATGGTTGATGAAAGCGATGAGTCGTTTACGCTTGAATTGAGCAACCCAGTCAATGCAACGGTTGGGAGTGCTGGTACGGTGGTTATTCTCGACGATGATGCTGCTCCAATAATCAACTTCGTTGCGCCGCCTATGCAAGAAGGCAATAGTGGCACGCGACCATTGACGGTTAGCTTGATGCTCTCGGCAATCAGCGGCCAAGCAATTAGTGTCCAATATGCGACCCACGACAATACAGCGCTTGGCGGCAGCGATTACACCACGATCAGCGGCACCTTGACGATTCCGGCAGGCCAGCTAACCCAAAGATTTATTGTCAATGTCAATGGCGATCTGATCGATGAAAGCAACGAAACTTTCACGGTGACGCTGAGCAATCCGCAAAATGCTAGCCTGTTGACTGCCGATGCAGTTGCAACAATCATCGACGACGATGGCGCACCAACGATCAACGCTGAAGCGATTAACGTTACTGAGGGCGATGCCAACAGCGTTAACGCCGTATTCAACGTCAGCCTATCCAACCCCAGCGCAACTGCTGTAACCGTGAACTATTCAACTTTAGCTGGCACTGCATTAAGCGGCACTGACTTTACGCCAGCCGCTGGTACATTAAGTTTTGCGCCTGGCGAACTCAGCAAAACCGTGACGGTTGTGGTGCTTGGCGATCTGTTAGACGAAGCTGACGAAACATTTACCCTCGTCCTGAGTAGCGCGACAGGTGGCGCAACGCTTGGCTCAAACGGCACAGCCACGATTGTTGATAACGACCCAACCCCAAGTGCCGCCTTGAGTGGTCTCAACAGCGTGGTTGAAGGCTCTGGCATCACCACAACCTTACAATTTACCGTGACACTTTCGGCAGCGAGTGGGCGGGCTAGCAGCCTGCAATTTGCCACGGCGGCGGGCACGGCCAGCGCTGGTAGTGATTTTGTCGGCCAAAATTTGACCCTCAACTTTGCTGCTGGCGAAACCCAAAAGGTCGTCAGTGTGGCAATTGTTGGCGATCGGGTGAAGGAGCCAAACGAAAGCTTTAGCGTTACCATCAGCAACCCCAGCAATCTCTCGCTTGGCACAGCGACCATTAGCATCACAATTGTTGATGATGATGAATGGCTGGTGTATATGCCGTATGTCGTGAAATAA
- a CDS encoding histidine phosphatase family protein yields the protein MPDPRGLRLLLARHGATAWNEAGRYQGRADEGLSPRGQAQASQLGQWLSAETPEIVLHSGARRTAETLARALPQHQAISDPRWREIDHGAWEGLTYRQVLDQAPEQARAHWNDPLYIPAPQGETLLAVAERVQAATNDLITNYAGHCVLLVAHATSLQVLCCQLFQTPLKLYWQWKFDLGSLSCLELYQSGTIINWLNRGYTRPASC from the coding sequence ATGCCTGATCCACGTGGCCTGCGTTTGCTGCTAGCCCGCCATGGTGCGACCGCCTGGAACGAAGCGGGACGCTACCAAGGTCGTGCTGATGAAGGGCTAAGCCCACGCGGCCAAGCTCAAGCGAGCCAGCTTGGGCAGTGGCTCAGCGCAGAAACCCCAGAGATTGTGCTTCACAGTGGCGCACGTCGTACAGCCGAAACGCTGGCGCGTGCGCTACCGCAACATCAAGCGATCAGCGACCCACGCTGGCGCGAAATTGACCATGGCGCATGGGAAGGCCTGACCTATCGCCAAGTTTTAGATCAAGCTCCTGAGCAAGCCCGCGCTCATTGGAATGATCCCCTATATATTCCCGCGCCCCAAGGCGAAACCCTGCTTGCTGTAGCTGAGCGCGTCCAAGCCGCCACCAACGACCTGATTACCAACTACGCTGGACACTGTGTCCTGTTGGTTGCTCATGCCACCAGCCTACAAGTGTTGTGCTGCCAATTATTTCAAACTCCGCTTAAGCTTTATTGGCAATGGAAATTCGACCTTGGCAGCCTTTCGTGCCTCGAACTCTACCAAAGCGGCACGATCATCAACTGGCTCAATCGCGGCTACACCCGACCCGCAAGCTGCTAG